Part of the Cottoperca gobio chromosome 1, fCotGob3.1, whole genome shotgun sequence genome, GACTGACCTTGgtgtgcttttttttctccaaactgaTTGGTAGATGGCACTGTGTGGCCGTAAATCAGAGATTCCAGCTGAATGTCAGCATGATGTCAGCATCTTTGCATCATGTGTTGTGAAGACATGCGGACACGTGGTCATAGTCCTCTCAGGCCACACACCCCTCAGTCACCCAAAAGATTTATCATGGGTTTAAGTCGTCAGATGCACGTGGACATGCACACGTGCACAATCatttaacatatattttattgtcacgaacaagaaacaaacaaaaagaactATGTAAAACcatgaacacatttccaatTTGTAACACAGTAATTTAAAGCATACAGTGACATCACTCTACAGGTATTTATATGTATAGACATACCACAGAACAGTAAAATGTTCACTATTCATAGAGTTGCCTGTCTGAGTGTGAATAGTTGACCTGGATAACCAAAAGTATATGAAAGGTTCTACGGAATCACTTCTAGAAACCCCTTGTTAAAGCAATGCATACTCTCATACTGTAAGTATGCACAGGATTTATACATAACATTTATGGTGACATGACAGTTAGCATCTACTTTATCGCCCCAGGCAGTCAACTGAACTGAACTCATCAGATAAAACATAATATCATTATGTCCATGCTTGCAATGCCATATCAAAGTATACAAAGTTAGTCTTCCCCAAGGTTGACAGACTTTTCACTATAATGGGCTTTAAGTAATGAAATCCCTGCAGAACAAATACAGAAAGTGAATGTGTAAAGAtaattacctccgccaaggttatgtgtttggtttgttggttgtttgtcagcaggattgcGGAAAAACTACCGGCCCAATTTTCATgacacttggtggaagggtgtagcatgggccaaggaagaacccatttcAATTCGGAACAAATGCCAATTTTGACAGAAACCGTTTTGGAAAATACAGTATACCCAGACATACAGTTTATAGTGGTGGCGTTTGCAGATTTGCATATCATGGAAGACAGGACTCTTGGCCTTAGCGGAGGTTTGTGCTCTCCGAGTAGCTCTTCTCTGTATTAGGGAGAATAGGAATTGAAAAATACAAGCAGCTGTAGTATCAGTGCCGTGAAGCAATAGTCAAACCTTTTGGAAAAtccgcttatttgctttcttgccaagagttacatgagaagattgatgccactgtcatgtctgtATGGCAAATACGAAGTTGCAACCAGCGTTCAATTAGTTTAACTCAACATAAAGACCGACTTCCTGGGTTCACCGTGACACTGAATGGTTGCCAGACAACCAGAGGAGACTTCAGGAAGTTACTGCgccttcccaataaatagtctGGCACATGACCCCCCGTaaaaccacatgtttaaaaatctttttctttttctttcattttttaattaaacaagaATTTAATATAGAAATACAAGCACTCACCTTTGCCACAAAGACAGCTACATCGTGTCCTAACGGTGAAAAGGAACAATAGGCCTACTGTGTCTTGATCACTGGTTCTTCActgtttctttgtgttctgGTTTTCTCTTCCAACCTCACTTCCTAAAAGGCACACTTATATCTCATTAAAAAACAGAACGGGAGATGTTTATCTGAGGATTATTCTATATAttccatattttaaaatgacaaaatcctTTTGCATTTACAAATCTGAAAGAAGACTATCCCACTGAGAATACCATAGTATGGTGATtctgaaatgaaacaatatcTACTAAATCCCCCGAGGCTACTCAAAGCTACAGACGGACCTTATGCAAACTGTTAGTTCAGAAAAGCCTGCTGATTGACAGTCTGCACATATTCAAGCCAAGAAGCAATACAATCTGTATCCGAAAGCTTCTATGACTTATGCGGATTTGTATTATTCGTGCTGCTCAAAATTTACAACCGCAATTATTCACGGGTAGCGAGACAGTCCAAGTTTAGTTAAGTTTTATTGTCCTTttcaaattgttgttttcaaGTTGCCAATTTCTCCTTCAGTATTTCAGCAGATTCCTTTGAGTAATTCTGAGAAAAGAACCTAAACAATCTGAACTCCTGATGGCTATAGACGCAGAACATTTCAATTAAAAGTGATATTTGAAAAAGGGTTGTATCCATAGTTAAACAATGGCAGCTAATTTAGATGTTAAGTTGATGGTTTGCGGTTATTAACACCTACATGTTGACTGAGTCATCactcctgtttttatttactgatAATTTCGTCACCCAAAATGGAGCCAGAGATGGAGCTGTAGCTTTATTTAAACAGTTGCACCTTGCTATAAAACTGTCAGCACTATTAATCTAGGGCAGAGGGAATGTAAGATCCTCTACCTTTGATTTTCAAAGCTGCCCACTGTCTCATATTGCTTATGAATATCGGGATGACCTCTTGTGACttttaaagtgacatttgtgtctttctgttctAGTCATCAAAACAAGAAAATACTATTTATGTTAATTTAGTGCAGGTAATATTGTGAGGATGCTTTTATAGCTTAGAAAGATTGTTGCCGCACACAGGGATCCTCAAAGGGACTCATTGTGATCAGCTAAACTAACCAATTAAAATACTGTCAATAAAACCGATAAATTATTAGTACAAATAAAAGAGGTTAAGGAATTACTAGATACTCATACATTTGAACTGACTCATTTTGATTAGCTGATCACCATTTTATGGTTTGCTAAATTACTAGGAAGAGAAACCTTTGATCACTGAACTAGACTTGCAATACACAGCATTTTATTTCAGATTTCATGTTTACCCTTAACACGCTGCCCTTAGCAATCAGCTCATAACGTCCACCATCATAACAAACATGGCGGGGATAGGGTTGTTTAACTTCAGCTTTAACTTGGGCTGATGGGCAGTAAAGAAGAACCTATTTTTAAGGAATAGAGGCCATACGGCACATTAGCCCTTGAGGTCATGTGTGATATGCAAACCCACCCCAGCTAAAATAACTCCTTTGACCTCATGCTAGGCAAAATAGAACAGAGCATGTGAACCTGGGTAGCAGCTCACCTCCGTGAGAAACTTCTTGTACAGACATTGACGTACAGACAGGtgatgaatgaaaagaaagacatgaatATATCAGttaatgtgattattatttacttaatcaatgaaaatagtgaaaagaaTGCTGATCACAAATTGTTAAGGCCCATGGAAATCTTTGAAATGCTTGTTTTATTAGACCAACAGTCTAAATATAATGATATTCAGATTCACATAAGGttaagaaaagcagcacattctgACAATTGAGAGGCTTGAACTAGTCTTTTTGATATTTAGGCTCAAACAATAAGTCTACGGCAGCCCTAGCAGCTCAGCAGTGCTTTGAGATAAATGCTAACAATCGGCttgcatgctgatgtttagcaggtataatgtgcACAATGTGCTAAGGCcaatgctgcattcacatgctcctcggatggtTCGTTTTCCCGCGAGGAAGTCGTTCTTCTGCTttcagtgtgttcatgagctttaaatcataatgtggaaacaacatgggcGCTAAAAAGAGATGTGTTGAATTGTATTGCTCAGAGCATTTTAACAACATCTTGATATCTGTGTCAGAGTTGTTATTCCGACTTCAGGGGCCGTTCACATGTATTTTGCTAGTTGCGAACATACTTTTCCGATTATTCCCATGATACATGAACGCAGCACAAACGATTTATCTCGCATTTTAACACaagtgaaacataatgtgtGTAATGGCCCCGTGATTTTGGATACACTCCaacatttaatgggttcttccttggcccatgttaCACCCTTCAAACtcgtttcatgaaaattgggaAAGTAGTTTTTATGTGAATCCTATGCTATGGCCTTCGCAGTCACCAGATCTCACCCGTAGCCTGGCCCTATTGAACACCTGTCGGAGATTTTGACTCAACATGTTGGACTGGTATGGAATCAGATTTGGTTCaatatgggttagggttagggttatgatCTTAGTGCAAACAAAAGTTAggcagagaaaatgagagaactGGCAGCGTGACCGTAAAGCCCACAGTGAAGAGTGGGGAACCTTAAACAAATAGGTCATATTATCAAAAAAGTAAAAGACCAATAGTTTACACAATTGCGCAAATAATTAGTTTCCAAGTGAGATTACTTTTGTTTTGGCTTCACTGAGATGTattatttctcaaattcatatatattgtattgtgtgAGGTTTTAACCACCCTTAATGCATGCTAGAGCCAAGAGACAATATACCATCAGAGGATTTCTTTAAATCCTATAAACCTCCGCCACTTGCCATAAATCACTGCATCATCACGTCCCCGGTGCATGAAAAGGTTAAACGACGGATAAACAGGACTTGGGTCAGTACTCAATGTACAGTGAGGACAAACTGATATTGACTAGGAGGGGAATGAACACTTTGCTCAACCTGATGAAAGGTCTAATAGATTAGGGACATGTGTACAAGCCCCTTGTCAATCCCTCTTTCTCAGTGACCTAATGTACCCAGAACAGCTGTGTGAGGGCGTTTAGCAGTTAGTCCAGGATGACAAGTCATAGTGTAGCTTGATATATGAGCCATTACACGTGAAACAGGAGAGTTTGTTGAAGGGTTAGATGGCTGTGTATGCTCGTAACAATATGTCCTCATTATATGTATTTTAGGTATTTATCTTTTGGTGAACGGCAAACGTAAGATCTATGTCTTTTGTACGTTGATGCAATGGCAGGTACAAGACTATTTATatatcttaaaaaataaagtattgcTTCTGTAAACTCCCATTAGTTCATTGAAGTGTTCTGTGATTGTTCTTTTTTCCCCACTAACATCACTTACATAGCCGGCTGCCTCAAGGGAAGCATTAAGACAAGAAAGGTGACACAGGATTTACTCTGACACCCCACTGTTTAGAGATCTGCCATATACAGCAAGGGTTACATCCACCTTGGGTTGTAGTCAGCCAAAGAAAATCTTGATCGACTTAAATTCTACTTTCTCTTCAAGCAATTGATTGTTTGATGGGGGAAAAATCTGCACGTTAAGAGATAGCGTGCAAATCCCTCACCCGCCCGACCCGTTTTGAGAGCCAATCTGCATTGCCCaatttacaaaaatgtgttcatcaaCCCCCTGAATGCTAACTTTATGCATTAAAGTAGCACAATTGTCAGGACAGAGAGGAGTGTCGCTGCGCTCAGTCCAGGAACAGCTACAGCTGGGAAGCTGTTCACCCATTTATAGTgttctctttctcccctcccaCAGTAGTGTGAAGATCTAAAGAAACAGATGGTGTTCTTTATTGTTAGATATGAGCAAATAAAgtattccttcttcttctctctctctctctcacacacacacacacacacacacactaatagaTTACGAAACAtttttttgacaaaatgttttatttacaatgGAGCAGAATTCAAACTGCCATTCAAATTCAAGTGATTTATACAAACTTAGTCAATATATTAAACATTGGCATTAAATCAATTATTCTGAATACAACGTTAGACACGCTGAGAAGCATATATTGCAGCTTTGCAGCCAAGTTGAATGGCATTTTTTAGCAGCCAGTATCCAGGtacctaaaacaaaaaacaaataaaacactctTAGATTGCAATACTTTAATTGACATTCATTAAAATCTGCAAAGACAGTTAAATACTTTTAGAAATTGCTAATGGTTCTTATATGCTTTGTACTTATTTTGGTGTACTTTGATTCCACATGGCGTCATTTGATCAGGTGTTTGTGAAGTCAAAGTATTTGTGTGGATTGTGCGGTGAAAGAGTTCAAATATACTTACTGATTCAGCGTCATGCTCCAGTCCTGTGTCATGATGCTCAATCTCATCATCTCTGAATTCCTTTATaacctttaaaaatataatagaaAACCATTCATTCATAAGTGAGCTTATTCAGATTTGACCAGTGCTCTGCTTTAACCACACACATGTGTCACACTATTCTGACAGTAAAAGAACAGCAACAAGTAAGTAAATGTTGTTCTTTTTAGAGCAAGCCTTTTTCAAATTGTCTTATTTACATGGTTCATATCTGAATGTTGCTCCACATTGTTTCTTAAACTCAAGCTATTTTCACTTTTTCCATTCATACTAATTGCATGAACCAACCATGCAGCCCAAATACTTCATGTAAGATAATCAGGGAAAGAAATGAatgatttgactttttaaaagaCTCTCTTTAAAGGAGGTTTATGTGCTGGTCTTATTTATGTCTTCCCTAATACATAATGTTCGTTTTACTTTTCCTTCCAGTATGTGCACGcgcgcacacgcgcacacgcacacgcacacgcacacgcacacacacacacaatttcagAACTCCTCGctctattttgttattttatttcttaatcCCTTTATGTGTAAATTTGACATGtatgctttgttttgttctgatgCTCGTTTGTTTCTGTGTAATCCTATAGCATCATAAAAATTATTCATATATTCACATCCTTTATGTATCACCTCAAATATCCTTAGCATGTAGGTGACAGAGTTACAGAGACAACGGAGGAGGACTCACTAGTAACAGTTCAGTGTATCTGTCGGGGTCCTTCTCCATCAGAGCTCTTATCTGGCTGTTGTAGTGCTCTGAAATACTCTCCTCCACCGCCACAGTGCAGGCCATAGCCCCCTCTTTTCCCAGCAGTGCGCTGGAAGCACCTGAGTAGATTTAAAACAagagaaatacacattttaattttaataaagCAACAGCTAACAACATATTGCCTAAAAACACAGTGGAGTAACCAGTGAAATAGGGTTGTATCTTGCAACTTGTAATAACTACAGCATCAAGTTGTAATACTTCATTTAATGACAACAACAAATCTCAATCCAAAACTGTGTCAAAAATCATTATTcttttatgcatttgttttgttcttcaaaGTAAGTTATCTTCTAACTTTATAAACTCTGCTGTATGCTTATGGACATTACCAACCTAATACAAAACCAGCGATGTTCCAGAAGGGTAACAGCGCTGTGGGACGAACTCTGCTCTCAGCCAGAATTTCATTGAATTTCGCAAGATGTTCCTTTTCTTGATCCCACATTtcctaaagaaaaacaaacgtgAACATGGGGTGTCAAAAACAATGCAGTTGACCTCgtgctgcacacacaaatacattttattctatttttggTTTACAATACAGCAAACAAACATGGTACAGTTTCTCTATGTCCAATAATTATGAATTGGAATCAAACATTTAAGTTACAGGCTAGGCAAGATTTCTATGCTAAAATACACTTAATACAACATTACAGACTCACTCAAATCAAATTGTAGGTCAGATCAAAAATAAGAATTAAGAGTgaatttcatatatttgtacTAAACAACAACACTTTACTCATCCATCAGGATTCCTCATATGATTTATGGATATcagacatatttatattatatttttatatatttgacatttgGAGCCATCACTGTGAGCTGTTGTCTAGTGCAGGTTCTGCAGACTTATGTCGTTCAAAGCcatgtgtctcactctgtccATACCTGGATGAGAGGTCCAGTACTAGATCGACCCAAC contains:
- the coq7 gene encoding NADPH-dependent 3-demethoxyubiquinone 3-hydroxylase, mitochondrial isoform X2, whose amino-acid sequence is MQSEEKEMLHRILRVDHAGEYGANRIYAGQMAVLGRSSTGPLIQEMWDQEKEHLAKFNEILAESRVRPTALLPFWNIAGFVLGASSALLGKEGAMACTVAVEESISEHYNSQIRALMEKDPDRYTELLLVIKEFRDDEIEHHDTGLEHDAESVPGYWLLKNAIQLGCKAAIYASQRV
- the coq7 gene encoding NADPH-dependent 3-demethoxyubiquinone 3-hydroxylase, mitochondrial isoform X1, encoding MHRASHTALYNWTKIVGPAMIRQCLKCRVPLQLSSRAYSVVPTPRDSEEKEMLHRILRVDHAGEYGANRIYAGQMAVLGRSSTGPLIQEMWDQEKEHLAKFNEILAESRVRPTALLPFWNIAGFVLGASSALLGKEGAMACTVAVEESISEHYNSQIRALMEKDPDRYTELLLVIKEFRDDEIEHHDTGLEHDAESVPGYWLLKNAIQLGCKAAIYASQRV
- the coq7 gene encoding NADPH-dependent 3-demethoxyubiquinone 3-hydroxylase, mitochondrial isoform X3 is translated as MLHRILRVDHAGEYGANRIYAGQMAVLGRSSTGPLIQEMWDQEKEHLAKFNEILAESRVRPTALLPFWNIAGFVLGASSALLGKEGAMACTVAVEESISEHYNSQIRALMEKDPDRYTELLLVIKEFRDDEIEHHDTGLEHDAESVPGYWLLKNAIQLGCKAAIYASQRV